CCAGGCAGAACACCAAGAAAGGATCCGAGCGCCGTGCCGCGTAGAATCGGAGCGATAATGCGCTTAAAATCGCTCCTCGTCAGCATCAGCCCGGTCACGCGCTTGACGCCAACCGAACGTTCCTGCTCGCTTTCGAGATTGCGAAGAATCTCGCAGATCCCGAATATGCCCATGCTGACCGCGACGAAGTTAAGCCCGTCATAAAGCTCGGGGATGTCGAAGACATAACGTGGGGTACCGCTCTCGACGTCGGTGCCGACAGTGCCAAGCATCAGCCCAAAAACGATCATAGCCATCGCCTTGAGCAACGACCCGCTGGCGAGCGCCACAGAGGCAACCAGCCCCAGAACCATCAGCGAAAAATACTCGGCGGGCCCGAAATTCAGTGCAACCGCAGCCAGAGGGGGGCTGCCATCGCGAGTAGGATTGTCGCCACCGTCCCGGCGAAGAAGGAGCCAAGTGCAGCCGTCGCCAGCGCAGCACCGGCACGCCCGTTTCGCGCCATCTGATAGCCGTCTATCGCGGTCACGACGGATGAGCTCTCGCCCGGAAGATTGATGAGAATGGCTGTTGTCGAACCGCCGTATTGTGCACCGTAGAAGATGCCCGCAAGCATGATGAGCGCTGATTCCGGCGGCAGTCCGAAAGTGATCGGCAGGAGCATGGCAATCGTCGCCGTTGGCCCCAGCCCCGGCAACACGCCGATCGCTGTCCCGAGCAGACACCCGACGAAGCCGTAGAGCAGATTCATCGGCAGGAATGCGGTCGAGGCGCCGAGCCAGAGGTTCGAGAAGATGTCCATAAGCAATCCAATCCGGTTTCGTCGGCCTCGCTGGGAGGGTTATGAAAGGTCGCCGAGAAAAGGGACCCACGGTCCGAACGCGCTGATGGGGAGCGACAAAAGCCGCGTGAACAGCAAGACCGAGCAGACCGCCAGGAACAGGCCGAGGAGGATGGAATGGCGCCAGTTGGCGTATCGGCTAGCAGTCGCGACGCCGACGATCAGGAGAAACATTGTCGGCGCCAACCCCAGTCCGGAGAGCAGCGCACCGAATCCTACTGGCGCGAGGATGACGAGAAAATAGGCTTTCCAATTCGGCCTCTGCGGCTCCACTCTCTCGGCCTCGACCACCAGGGACTGAAGAATGATGAGCGCGCCTATCGCCATCAGAACCAGGCTGAGTGCCGTGGGAAAATAGCCCGGCCCCATCTGGAAAGAGTTTCCGACCTCCAGGTTGCGACCGAACCAGATAAATAGCAGACCCGCAAAGATCATCGTCACGCCGCCGACGAAATCGCGGCCATTTCTTATCTTCAACATGGCATGACACTCGCGTGGAAAGATGAGCCGGTCGGGCATCAGCTCCGACCGGCGCGTACTCACTGAGGCGGAACGTTGGCGGCCTTGATCACCTCGGCCCACTTTACCGTTTCCGTGTCAATGAAGGCCTTGAACTCGGCCGACGTGTTGCCGACCGGGGTCGCCCCCATGCCTTCCAGCTTTGCCTTCATGGCCGGCTCCGCAAGAATAGCCTGAACCTCTTTGCTGAGCTTCTCGACGATTTCCGGCGGCGTGCCGGGAGGCGCAAAGATACCGTGCCACGACGTTGCTTCGAACCCGGGAATGATGCTCGCCATTGTCGGCACTTCCGGCAGAAGAGCCGCTTTTTCGAGACTGGTCACCGCGAGTGCGCGTACCTTGCCGGCCTTCACCTGCTGCGCTGCCGTCGGAATATTGTCGAACATCATGTCAACATGGCCCGCAACCACATCGAGAATGGCCTGGCTGCTTCCCTTGTAGGGAATGTGGGTCATCTTGATGCCTGCCTTGGTGGCTAAAAGCTCGCCGGCTAGATGTATGGACGTGCCGACGCCCGACGAAGCATAAGTGTGCTTGCCTGGCTCCTTCTTGAGAAGCTCGATAAGCTCCTCGACGGAGGTCGCCTTGATCTTGTCCGGATTGACCACCAAAACGTTCGGCAAGGTCGCGATGAGCGAGATCGGCGCAAAACCTTTCTCCTTGTCGTAGGGCAAGGTCTTGTAAAGCGTCTGGTTGATGGCGTTTGAACTTACGGTACCCATGCCGATCGTATAGCCATCCGGCTTCGACCGCGCGAGATCCCCAAGACCCACATTCCCGCCCGCACCGGGCTTGTTCTCGACGATAAACCGCTGCCCCAGCCTCTTGTCCAACTGTTCGGCGACGAGGCGGCCGAATGTATCCGTATTCCCGCCCGCGGCGAACGGCACGACCACCGTCACGGTCTTGGATGGATAGTCATCGGCGCGGCTCGACTGCATGCTTGTCGCGCATAGTGCAGCCACAACGGCCGCAAACGTCGTGAAACGCTTGAAGTACATAGAACTTCCTCCTTGCCTGGCCAACAGCCAGCCTCATAAACCCACTCTTTCCAGACCTCCCGGGAAAGAATGGAAGCGCTTTCATTGTAACTTCAAAATCTTGCTCCGCAAGCATAAGTGGCAAAATTTATACCGCTTTAAATCAGTAAGTTAACCAGTTCGCTCGAAGTTTCTGCAGTTTAGACACTTGTGTGCGTGTCCAATGAAAGCGTAAATCATTTTGCAGGAATGGCGAATATGACGGGTCACGATAAAAACAGAAGAAATCCGACGAATGGGCCGGTGACGCTTGCCGACGTCGCAAGGCTGGCCGACGTATCTCCTGTTACCGTCTCACGAGCCATCAACACCCCAAATCTGGTCAAGCCGCAAACGCTGGAAGCAATCGGCCGCGTCATCGCAAGGACCGGATACGTGCCCAATCTCCTGGCCGGGGGGCTCGCCTCACGAAGAACGAGGTTGATCGCTGCGATCGTGCCGTCAGTCGCCAGCACAATCTTCGCAGAAACCATAGAGGGTCTTAACGCCGAGCTTGTTTCTGCCGGCTACCAGCTCTTGCTTGGACTTTCCGGCTACGATGTCCAACGAGAGCTCGAACTGACCCGGGCGATCCTCG
This genomic window from Neorhizobium galegae contains:
- a CDS encoding tripartite tricarboxylate transporter TctB family protein produces the protein MPDRLIFPRECHAMLKIRNGRDFVGGVTMIFAGLLFIWFGRNLEVGNSFQMGPGYFPTALSLVLMAIGALIILQSLVVEAERVEPQRPNWKAYFLVILAPVGFGALLSGLGLAPTMFLLIVGVATASRYANWRHSILLGLFLAVCSVLLFTRLLSLPISAFGPWVPFLGDLS
- a CDS encoding Bug family tripartite tricarboxylate transporter substrate binding protein; its protein translation is MYFKRFTTFAAVVAALCATSMQSSRADDYPSKTVTVVVPFAAGGNTDTFGRLVAEQLDKRLGQRFIVENKPGAGGNVGLGDLARSKPDGYTIGMGTVSSNAINQTLYKTLPYDKEKGFAPISLIATLPNVLVVNPDKIKATSVEELIELLKKEPGKHTYASSGVGTSIHLAGELLATKAGIKMTHIPYKGSSQAILDVVAGHVDMMFDNIPTAAQQVKAGKVRALAVTSLEKAALLPEVPTMASIIPGFEATSWHGIFAPPGTPPEIVEKLSKEVQAILAEPAMKAKLEGMGATPVGNTSAEFKAFIDTETVKWAEVIKAANVPPQ